The genomic DNA CCTACCGTTTCTACGGTCTGTTCGTCGCCAGCAAGGTGCTGCAGCTGGACCCGACGCGGGCCACGCCCGCCGTGCTGAACAACGATGGCCTGGACTACGTGCCGACCAACAAGCACGTGCTGTTCGGCCATCACTTCGCTGCCATTGCCGGTGCCGGTCCCCTGGTCGGCCCGGTGCTGGCCGCACAGATGGGCTACCTGCCCGGACTGCTGTGGCTGGTGGTCGGCGTGGTCCTGGCCGGCGCAGTGCAGGATTTCATGATCCTGGTGCTGTCCAGCCGCCGCAACGGCCGCTCGCTGGGTGACCTGGTGCGCGAAGAAATGGGGCCCGTTCCCGGCACCATCGCGCTGTTCGGTGCCTTCCTCATCATGATCATCATCCTCGCGGTGCTGGCGATGGTGGTGGTGAAGGCGCTGGCGGAAAGCCCGTGGGGCATGTTCACGGTCATCGCCACGATGCCCATCGCGCTCTTCATGGGCGTGTACATGCGCTACATCCGCCCCGGCAAGATCGGTGAGATCTCGGTGGTCGGGTTGATCCTGCTGCTCGGCTCGATCTGGTTCGGCGGTATCGTCGCCGCAGACCCGGTCTGGGGTCCCGCCTTCACCTTCACCGCCAAGCAGATCACCTGGATGCTGATCGGTTATGGCTTCGTGGCTTCGGTGCTGCCGGTCTGGCTGCTGCTGGCACCGCGCGACTACCTGTCCACGTTCCTCAAGATCGGCACCATCATCGCCTTGGCCGTCGGCATCCTGATCGTCATGCCCGAGCTGAAAATGCCGGCGCTGACCCAGTTCGCCGCCAGCGGCGACGGTCCGGTATGGAAGGGCGGGATGTTCCCGTTCCTGTTCATCACCATCGCCTGCGGTGCGGTCTCCGGCTTCCATGCGCTGATCGCGTCGGGCACCACGCCCAAGCTGCTGGCCAACGAATCGCATGCGCGCTACATCGGTTACGGCGGCATGCTGATGGAATCGTTCGTTGCCGTGATGGCGCTGGTCGCCGCCTCGATCATCGAGCCGGGCATCTACTTCGCCATGAACAGTCCCGCCTCGGTGATCGGTGCCGATGCGGTTTCCGCCGCGCACTACATCACTACCAACTGGGGCTTCACCATCACCCCGGAGCAGCTGGAAGCCACGGCCGTTGCCATCGGCGAGCCGACCATCCTGCATCGCGCCGGTGGTGCACCGACACTGGCGGTCGGCATCGCGATGATCCTGCACGAAGCGATCCCGAGCGCCGGCGACGCGATGATGGCGTTCTGGTACCACTTCGCCATTCTGTTCGAAGCACTGTTCATCCTGACCGCGGTCGATGCAGGTACCCGCGCCGGTCGCTTCATGCTGCAGGATCTGCTGGGCAACTTCATCCCGGCGCTGAAGAAGACCGAATCCTGGTCCGCCAACATCCTGGCGACGGCCGGCTGTGTCGCACTGTGGGGCTACCTGCTCTACTCCGGCGTGGTCGATCCCTTCGGTGGCATCCAGACCCTGTGGCCGCTGTTCGGCATCTCCAACCAGATGCTGGCCGGCATCGCGTTGATGCTCGGCACCGTGGTGCTGTTCAAGATGAAGCGTGACCGCTACGCCTGGGTCACTGCTGTGCCGGCGGTATGGCTGTTGATCTGCACCACGTATGCGGGGCTGATCAAGATCTTCGACAGCAACCCGGCGCAGGGCTTCCTGGCACAGGCACACAAGTACCAGGACGCCATCGCCAGCGGCACCATCACCGCACCGGCCAAGACCGTCGGCCAGATGCAGCAGATCGTGGTCAATGCGTACGTCAATACGAGCCTGACGGTGCTGTTCCTGCTGGTGGTCTTCTCGATCCTGTTCTACGCGCTGAAGACCATCTTCATCGCACGCCGCACCCCGCAACGTACCGATCGCGAGACCGAGTACGTGAAGCTGCTGCCGCACCAGATGGCGGACCTGTAATGAGTACACAACTGGTACCGGTCGGTCAGCACCAGGCCCACCGCCGTCTCTGGCGGCGGCTGGTGCAGACCGCGCGGCTGTGCTGCGGGATCCCGGATTACGACAACTACGTGCGGCACGTGCTGGAAAACCATCCGGACCGCACCCCGATGGACTACAAGACCTTCTTCCGCGAGCGACAGGAAGCGCGCTACGGCGGGCGCAACGGAGGCCGTTGCTGCTGAGTGTTCGTCCAGGCGGCTGCGCGATGAGCGCAGCCGCCTGCCGTCGATCACTTACCCAGGGTGATGGGCGTCAGGTCCACGGTCGCGTTGGCGCCAGCACCCGGCCGGCTTGTGTACGCCTGGCCACGTTGCAGCAGATAGAAACTGTCGACGTAGTCGTGCTCATCAACGAACCAGGCGTCAGGCATTACCGTCAGCACCGCATCGGCGATCACGCTGACCAGACCTACGGACGGCTGGATCGGACCGATCGTGGCCCCGACCACCTTGATGAGTGCCGAGAGCATCGTCTTGTAGTTGGTTTCCCCATCTTCTTCGAACAGTTGCACGTTGGCCACGTCGTAACGGTAGTTTCCCCATAGAATCCAGGGCTGGCTGGGGTAGTAGTCCGTCTTGTCATGGTCCAGCCACGGCATTTCGAAGGTGCGCATCTCCGGCTTCTTCTCGTCCACCTGCAGCCCGGAAACGATCGCGAATATCTCCGCATCCCCTTTGAGGTTCGGCTCCTGGTCAGCGGCGAGCCGGATGCGGTCAAGCCGGGTGATGTCCAGCGTATCGGCCTGGGCAACCTGGGCGGGCAGCGTCTGCAGGCCCGCTGCTAGCAGTCCCTCGTTGACCACCTTCATTCCCTCCCGCAGCGCGGTGCGGGTGTCCACCTCCACCAGCAGCAGCGGGAACGCGGGACGCGCGTCGATGCCGATTTCCAGCATGCTGCCATCGGCGGCATACGTTCTTACCATCGTATCCAGGCGATCCTCGCCCGTCGGAACCGCTGCCACCCGGTACGCTGACAGCGCAAAATCCTCCCGTTGGGTGCCTTCTGGCAGCAATACCCTGACCTGCAGGAGATCGGCACCCTGCTCCGGAAGGCCCTTCAGCGCGCGCAGGCTCCGATTCGCCCGCTGCAGACGGCTGGCCGCCATCGCATGCGCGCCGAGCTGCTCGACGACCTTCGACAAAGGTGCCGTCTCCCCGCCTTCTGCGGCGATCACAGCGAGCGCATCCGCGACGAAATCCTGATGCCGCACGAGGTCGCGCACCTCAAGGATGGCGTTGCCCAGGACCGACGCCACGGACGCACCGGGCTCCAGCGTCAGTGCGGTTCCGGCGTGGGCCGTGGATACGGCGGTGGACAGGGCAAGCGCCAACAGGCAGGTTCGAGTGAAGGAATTACGATTCATCGTTTTTCTCTCTTCAAGGCGTACAGCAGCGCCCGCCCGGCGTTGTGTCAGGCTTCAAGCGCGCGGCCTTTTTACGACGTCGGCGGACGTGATGAGTCAATGCGGGTCGCAGAAATGGCGGGGCGGGTGAAACTCTTACTTGTCTGTACGTTCCAGTGCTTGTCGGCCGGCCCGCCTGCACGTCGTCACAGGGCAGTCTCCACGGATCGCTTTCACGCCTTGTCGGGTCCGGCACGATGTTCTTCAAGGATCCGTGCACGATCCCGCGCCGTGCGTGTCGGGCCGTGGCACGGCCGCATGAAAGGCGTCCAACGTCGCGTCATGGATGTGCTGAAAAAGACGTAATCCGCAACGTAGAGGCGGGTTATGGGACCCGCGTCGCCATCCCGCATTGTCGGTCGACAGATAGTCGGGCCTCATCCCAGCGGAGCATCCGCGCCATGAAGCACCCCGCACTGTGGTCGTCATTTCTGCTTTTTCACGCCCTTGCCGCGCACGCGGTGAGCCCGCGCCCTGCTGACATGATCGACCTCGACCGGCCGCTCGACCACTACCTCTGGATCACCACCCACAACGCAGCGAATCACGGAGGCCTGCTACCCAACCAGTCCTTCGACATAACCGAGCAGCTCCAGCGTGGCGTGCGGGGGCTGATGCTGGACATCCATGAGCGTGACGGGCGACTGTTTACCTGCCATGCGGACTGCACCTTTGGACGCAAGGCACCCCTGACGGAGGACATGGGGGCGGTGTCCCGCTATCTGGACACCCATCCGGACGCAGTCATCACACTTCAGCTTGAAGATTACTATCGGCGTGGCGCAATGGACGCGTTCGTGCGCGACAACGCCGGCCTGTTCAAGCACAGCTTCAAGCCGGGCGATCCCCGCTGGACGGCGCTGCGTGGGCAGTGGCCTACCCTGCGCGAACTGATCGCGGCCGACCAGCGCCTGTTGGTTCTGACACAGCGGGCGGAGCTTTCAGGCGCGTATGCCGATGGGGCGATCACGTTCATGCACGACCAGGCAGTCACCGCAGAGAACTATTGGAGCCTGGGCGCCACGATCTTCACCCATGACACTACGTGCAGACCCCGCTGGAGTGGGATTCCCCTGGACGCAACCGACCAGCCACTGGGGCTGCCGCGCCTGTTCGTCATGAATCATTTCCACGGCGCGCCCTTTTCCTGGCATAGCGGTGTCGACAATCGCCTGGACACCGTCGTGCAGCGACTGGACACGGCCTGCCTCCCCGCCGCCAAACGCATGCCGAACTATCTGGCGATCGATTTCATCGAGTGGGGCGACATGCTGGAGTTCGCCGAGACCTACAACAACGGCGGGCTGTTTGCCTTCGCGGACAACGGTGCAACGGGCGGACCGATATGCAGCTTCAGCACGGCGTTTGAACGGAACTGGTCGCTTGCATCCGCGCCGCGCATGGGCTGCGAGAACAACACGATACGCTCGCTCGTTTTCCGGGGTGCCCGCCAGGGCCAACGCGTGACGCTGCATGATGCGGCAGATGGCGATACCCAGCGCGCTTACACCGTCATCGACGTGCTGCAGGACATCGCCTGGAACCAGCCGCAGTCCGTAGAACGTCTGGACCTCGAGTTCGACTCGGCCTACCTGCGGGTAAGACCCTTCAAGGGAGGTCCCCTTGATGGAAGCGTCTCACACATCTCAGTGGAGCCAGCTGCCCGCTGAGCAGGCCCCCTGCTCCCTGCGTGTGCCGCGTCACGAGCCGGCGCAAAGGCCGGCTCGCGCGCTGGACCTGCGGTTTTCTGACGGCCGGCACTAGGCGCCGGCCATCGCCTTCAGGATCAGGCCGGTAACGTACGCCAGTCCGGTTCCCGTCGCATACCCCACCGTGCCCAACAGCACACCGACCGGCGCCAGGCTCGGGTGGAAGGCCGCGGCCACCACCGGTGCCGATGCGGCTGCGCCGATGTTGCCCATCGAGCCGACGCCGAAGAAGAACAGCGGCGCGCGCAACAGCTTCGCCACGATCCACAGCACCAGCACGTGGGTGGCCATCCAGATCAGGCCCAGCGCGAACAGCCACGGCCGATCAAGCAGCGACAGCAGATCCATCTGCATGCCGATGCAGGCGATCAGGAAATACAGGAACACGGTACCCAGTTTCGATGCGCCGGCCGACTCCAGCCGCCTTGCGCGGGTGAAGCTGAGCGCCAGGCCGAGGCCAGTGGAGAACAGCACGACCCAGACGAACTGACTGTCCAGGCTGAACTGGCTGGACCAGCCCACGTTGGCCTTGAACCACGCGGCCAGCGGTGCCGCGATGGCGTGCGCCAGACCGACGCCGCCGAGCGCTACGCCGACAATGACCATCAGATCGGTCAGCGTGGGGATGCGCGAGTTCTGCGCCTCGTAAGCGCTGATGCGGGCCTTCATCTCATCGATGGCCCGCGTATCCGCGCCATTGCGCGCATCGATCTGCTGCGAACGGTTGGCCAGGAACAGCAGGATCGCCATCCACAGGC from Stenotrophomonas sp. 169 includes the following:
- a CDS encoding carbon starvation CstA family protein — its product is MKGFSKLGWALLALLGAFCLGTVALRRGEPINALWIVVAAVSIYLIAYRFYGLFVASKVLQLDPTRATPAVLNNDGLDYVPTNKHVLFGHHFAAIAGAGPLVGPVLAAQMGYLPGLLWLVVGVVLAGAVQDFMILVLSSRRNGRSLGDLVREEMGPVPGTIALFGAFLIMIIILAVLAMVVVKALAESPWGMFTVIATMPIALFMGVYMRYIRPGKIGEISVVGLILLLGSIWFGGIVAADPVWGPAFTFTAKQITWMLIGYGFVASVLPVWLLLAPRDYLSTFLKIGTIIALAVGILIVMPELKMPALTQFAASGDGPVWKGGMFPFLFITIACGAVSGFHALIASGTTPKLLANESHARYIGYGGMLMESFVAVMALVAASIIEPGIYFAMNSPASVIGADAVSAAHYITTNWGFTITPEQLEATAVAIGEPTILHRAGGAPTLAVGIAMILHEAIPSAGDAMMAFWYHFAILFEALFILTAVDAGTRAGRFMLQDLLGNFIPALKKTESWSANILATAGCVALWGYLLYSGVVDPFGGIQTLWPLFGISNQMLAGIALMLGTVVLFKMKRDRYAWVTAVPAVWLLICTTYAGLIKIFDSNPAQGFLAQAHKYQDAIASGTITAPAKTVGQMQQIVVNAYVNTSLTVLFLLVVFSILFYALKTIFIARRTPQRTDRETEYVKLLPHQMADL
- a CDS encoding CstA-like transporter-associated (seleno)protein, giving the protein MSTQLVPVGQHQAHRRLWRRLVQTARLCCGIPDYDNYVRHVLENHPDRTPMDYKTFFRERQEARYGGRNGGRCC
- a CDS encoding DUF3103 family protein produces the protein MNRNSFTRTCLLALALSTAVSTAHAGTALTLEPGASVASVLGNAILEVRDLVRHQDFVADALAVIAAEGGETAPLSKVVEQLGAHAMAASRLQRANRSLRALKGLPEQGADLLQVRVLLPEGTQREDFALSAYRVAAVPTGEDRLDTMVRTYAADGSMLEIGIDARPAFPLLLVEVDTRTALREGMKVVNEGLLAAGLQTLPAQVAQADTLDITRLDRIRLAADQEPNLKGDAEIFAIVSGLQVDEKKPEMRTFEMPWLDHDKTDYYPSQPWILWGNYRYDVANVQLFEEDGETNYKTMLSALIKVVGATIGPIQPSVGLVSVIADAVLTVMPDAWFVDEHDYVDSFYLLQRGQAYTSRPGAGANATVDLTPITLGK
- a CDS encoding DUF819 family protein, whose amino-acid sequence is MPTEPATALISSDIVGLGLIAATLALIFWAASGPTPLLKKIFAWVPALLLCYFIPAIYNTAGLIDGHGTALYNPVARDVLLPAALILLTLSIDLKGIAKLGPKLLVVFCAGTAGIMLGAIVSFQVMKLIHPETVAGDTWAGMAALAGSWIGGGANMVAMREIFGTDATTFGQFAVVDVACASLWMAILLFLANRSQQIDARNGADTRAIDEMKARISAYEAQNSRIPTLTDLMVIVGVALGGVGLAHAIAAPLAAWFKANVGWSSQFSLDSQFVWVVLFSTGLGLALSFTRARRLESAGASKLGTVFLYFLIACIGMQMDLLSLLDRPWLFALGLIWMATHVLVLWIVAKLLRAPLFFFGVGSMGNIGAAASAPVVAAAFHPSLAPVGVLLGTVGYATGTGLAYVTGLILKAMAGA